The following are encoded together in the Pedobacter steynii genome:
- a CDS encoding outer membrane protein assembly factor BamD — MFKIKHVLLLSFTIIALTIAGCKSQFEKIRLSNDVAKKYQEAMKLYNKKNYTKAIILFEDLSQKYRGRAEAEDLNYYYALTLYKLRDYTTARYQFKSFADTYPTSKYAEECRYLGAYCYYLESPKSSLDQENTYKAIDALQLFINFYPKSERVADASKYIADLRSKLETKAFDNAKLYYDLGGYDISNYKSAVIALKNAQIDFPDIKYAEEMDLLIVKSQYAYAKNSIEIRQEDRYNEAITYADEFVESHPQSKLVDEAKALKKDSEEGIAHAKRVIAEFQKDQEKYKAMLAKEAKADSTNTTIKTPIK; from the coding sequence ATGTTTAAAATTAAACACGTATTACTATTAAGTTTCACCATCATAGCCCTAACTATCGCGGGTTGCAAAAGTCAGTTTGAAAAAATCAGACTGAGCAACGATGTAGCCAAGAAGTATCAGGAGGCCATGAAGCTTTATAACAAGAAGAATTACACAAAAGCTATCATTCTATTTGAAGACCTTTCTCAAAAGTACAGAGGAAGAGCAGAAGCGGAAGACTTAAACTACTACTATGCCCTGACTTTATATAAATTAAGGGATTATACGACTGCCAGATATCAGTTCAAATCATTTGCCGATACCTATCCGACAAGTAAATATGCAGAAGAATGCAGATACCTGGGTGCTTACTGTTATTACCTGGAATCTCCGAAATCTTCTCTGGATCAGGAGAATACTTATAAGGCGATTGATGCCTTACAATTATTCATCAACTTTTATCCTAAAAGCGAACGTGTAGCGGATGCCAGCAAATATATTGCAGACCTGCGCTCGAAACTGGAAACTAAAGCATTTGATAATGCCAAATTATACTACGATTTAGGTGGATACGACATCAGCAATTATAAATCTGCTGTTATTGCGTTAAAAAACGCACAGATTGATTTTCCGGATATTAAATATGCAGAAGAGATGGATCTTTTGATCGTTAAATCTCAATATGCTTATGCAAAAAACAGTATTGAAATACGTCAGGAGGACAGATACAATGAAGCCATCACTTATGCTGATGAATTTGTAGAGTCTCATCCTCAGAGTAAATTGGTTGATGAAGCTAAAGCTTTAAAGAAAGATAGTGAAGAAGGTATAGCACATGCAAAACGTGTGATTGCCGAGTTCCAGAAGGATCAGGAAAAATATAAAGCAATGCTGGCAAAAGAAGCGAAAGCAGACAGCACCAATACTACAATTAAAACCCCAATCAAATAA
- a CDS encoding GntR family transcriptional regulator, whose product MEFRDNEAIYLQIAAYVGENIMLHKWPANEKIPSVRELAVDLQVNPNTVVRAYEFLQNKEVILNKRGIGFFIAADAEEKIKGYSKERFLGNELPEFFRNIFLLNISMKEIEERFEKFKAEHYQK is encoded by the coding sequence ATGGAATTTAGAGATAATGAAGCCATATATCTGCAGATAGCTGCTTATGTTGGAGAAAATATTATGCTGCACAAGTGGCCGGCAAATGAGAAGATCCCTTCCGTTAGAGAACTGGCTGTGGATTTACAGGTAAACCCGAATACGGTAGTCAGAGCCTATGAGTTTTTACAGAATAAAGAAGTCATCTTAAACAAGAGGGGAATAGGTTTTTTTATTGCTGCGGATGCCGAAGAGAAAATAAAAGGATATAGTAAAGAAAGATTCCTGGGAAATGAACTCCCGGAATTTTTCAGAAATATATTTCTCTTAAATATCAGTATGAAAGAAATTGAAGAACGCTTTGAGAAGTTTAAAGCGGAACATTACCAGAAGTAA
- the coaBC gene encoding bifunctional phosphopantothenoylcysteine decarboxylase/phosphopantothenate--cysteine ligase CoaBC produces the protein MLENKNIILGVCGSIAAYKSAILVRLLVKAGANVKVILTADAANFITPLTLATLSKNPVYTQYFEAETGVWSNHVELGLWADFMVIAPASANTLAKMATGICDNLLTAVYLSARCPVFVAPAMDLDMWKHESTQHNIEKLLSYENQLIAPGKGELASGLYGEGRMAEPEEILSFLNEAAKKGLPLLGKKVLVTAGPTYEAIDPVRFIGNHSSGKMGFAIAEVFAALGAEVTLISGPTAEKASAQIKRINVVSAADMLKACKTEFPQSEIMVMSAAVADYTPVTAASQKIKKTNPEFSLELKKTEDILATLGQIKTKQQILVGFALETENEEAYAKAKLEKKNLDLIVLNSLNDKGAGFKVDTNKITIFNKAAEKVVFETKSKSEVAKDICNEILKLVL, from the coding sequence ATGCTAGAAAATAAAAACATCATTCTTGGCGTTTGCGGCAGCATTGCAGCATATAAATCGGCGATACTGGTCAGGTTACTGGTAAAGGCTGGCGCAAACGTTAAAGTTATTCTTACGGCCGATGCGGCAAATTTCATTACCCCGCTCACCCTGGCCACCCTGTCGAAAAATCCCGTTTATACCCAATACTTTGAGGCCGAAACCGGCGTTTGGAGCAATCATGTGGAATTAGGCCTCTGGGCTGATTTTATGGTAATTGCCCCGGCAAGTGCCAATACATTGGCAAAAATGGCCACCGGTATTTGCGACAACCTTTTAACTGCTGTTTACTTATCGGCCAGGTGTCCCGTTTTTGTTGCTCCGGCAATGGACCTCGACATGTGGAAACATGAGAGTACACAACACAATATTGAAAAGCTTTTATCCTATGAAAACCAACTTATTGCGCCTGGAAAAGGAGAGCTTGCAAGTGGTTTATACGGAGAAGGCCGGATGGCTGAACCTGAAGAGATTCTAAGTTTTCTGAATGAAGCAGCAAAGAAGGGCCTTCCGTTATTGGGCAAAAAAGTACTGGTTACTGCTGGTCCTACCTATGAAGCCATAGATCCTGTTCGCTTTATCGGAAATCATTCTTCCGGAAAAATGGGTTTTGCAATTGCAGAAGTATTTGCTGCTTTAGGAGCTGAGGTAACCCTGATCTCGGGCCCTACTGCAGAGAAAGCCTCCGCTCAAATCAAAAGAATCAATGTTGTAAGTGCAGCCGACATGCTGAAGGCTTGTAAAACAGAATTTCCTCAGTCAGAGATTATGGTCATGAGTGCAGCTGTAGCGGATTATACCCCTGTTACTGCCGCCAGCCAAAAGATTAAAAAGACAAATCCTGAATTCAGCCTGGAATTAAAAAAGACAGAAGATATTCTGGCTACATTAGGGCAGATAAAAACAAAGCAGCAAATTCTTGTCGGTTTTGCATTAGAAACTGAAAATGAAGAAGCCTATGCAAAAGCAAAGCTTGAAAAGAAAAATCTTGACCTGATTGTACTCAATTCGTTGAACGACAAAGGTGCGGGTTTTAAGGTAGATACCAATAAAATCACTATATTTAATAAAGCAGCTGAAAAAGTGGTTTTTGAAACAAAATCCAAGTCTGAGGTTGCGAAAGATATCTGCAATGAAATATTAAAATTAGTTTTATAA
- a CDS encoding ABC transporter ATP-binding protein → MIEISNLTFGYSKKKLLFKNLNLKLQMGHIYGLLGKNGAGKSTLLKNLAGLVFPQEGLCSLNGYHSAGRLPGFLQELFFIPEEMHLPGITATQFAGSTAHFYPKFNEAQYFKMLAEFDVPVSSVLGKLSFGQQKKVMIAFGLATNTALLIMDEPTNGLDIPSKVKFRKIIAGALTDERCIIISTHQIRDLDSLIDSVLVLHQQEIVLNSGLDEIAERIQFTTTAQANKAAILYEESNAVGINTISVNHNQTFSKVDMEMLFNAIVNDHKSVIDILK, encoded by the coding sequence ATGATAGAAATCTCCAACTTAACCTTTGGATACAGCAAAAAGAAATTGTTGTTTAAAAACCTGAACTTAAAGCTTCAGATGGGTCATATATATGGTCTGCTTGGAAAGAATGGAGCGGGTAAATCTACACTTCTTAAAAACCTTGCGGGCCTTGTTTTCCCTCAGGAGGGCCTTTGTTCACTTAATGGATATCATTCTGCAGGCCGTTTACCAGGTTTTTTGCAGGAATTGTTTTTTATACCTGAGGAAATGCATTTGCCGGGAATTACGGCCACTCAGTTTGCAGGCAGTACCGCACATTTCTATCCGAAATTTAATGAAGCACAATATTTTAAGATGTTGGCAGAATTCGATGTGCCGGTTTCCAGTGTATTGGGAAAACTGTCTTTCGGTCAGCAGAAAAAAGTAATGATTGCTTTTGGCCTGGCTACAAACACGGCATTACTTATTATGGATGAACCTACTAATGGTTTGGATATCCCGTCTAAAGTTAAATTCAGGAAAATTATCGCCGGGGCACTTACTGATGAGCGCTGTATCATCATCTCTACGCATCAGATCCGTGACCTGGATAGCCTGATCGACAGTGTATTGGTTTTGCACCAGCAAGAGATTGTATTGAATAGTGGTCTGGATGAAATTGCAGAGCGCATTCAATTTACGACTACTGCTCAGGCAAATAAGGCGGCTATCCTCTATGAAGAATCCAATGCTGTAGGAATCAATACGATCAGTGTGAACCATAATCAGACTTTCAGCAAGGTTGATATGGAGATGCTTTTCAATGCGATCGTCAACGATCATAAATCAGTAATAGACATTTTAAAATAA
- a CDS encoding DUF5655 domain-containing protein translates to MNQSEKATAGFLQNKSATSIALFRQLTATLLKIGNVEYHAGKTMIAFSGRINFAYVIQMGKDFIDVVLPFKQPYEDNLCFRKIKAVLGSDDYNHHLRIYHPDDLNEEVISYLKIAYENGK, encoded by the coding sequence ATGAATCAATCAGAAAAAGCGACAGCAGGTTTTCTGCAGAATAAATCAGCAACAAGCATTGCCCTTTTTCGGCAGCTGACAGCAACTTTATTGAAAATCGGGAATGTGGAATATCATGCCGGAAAAACTATGATCGCTTTTTCCGGCAGAATAAATTTTGCTTATGTCATACAAATGGGTAAGGATTTCATCGATGTAGTTCTACCCTTTAAACAGCCTTACGAAGACAACTTATGTTTCCGCAAGATCAAAGCAGTGCTGGGTAGCGATGACTACAACCACCATTTGAGAATCTATCATCCTGATGACCTCAATGAGGAAGTCATCAGTTACCTTAAAATAGCCTATGAAAATGGGAAGTAG
- a CDS encoding DUF4835 family protein, with the protein MKKRLLLFFFSFFLCNTAILAQELNARVTVMAPTVPNINKRNIEVLQNTIREFLNNNKWTNETYTPQERIETNFVITVTAWDGSSGYKAEAQIQSSRPVYGTAYNSTILNISDKDFDFNYNEGQSLDFSDQNFISNLSSLLGFYANTIIGLDKDSFSNLGGTPFYNKAQNILNLAQQSGNKGWKAADGLRNRYWLNENLLNKSFEDLRVFIYNYHYNGMDRLQDDMEKGSKKIISLLSGLTRMDRQKLGSIFPNVYFATKADEIVNLLSIGNPQERLKAYNLLSDIDPANLNKYEALKPARQGL; encoded by the coding sequence ATGAAAAAACGCCTTCTCCTCTTTTTCTTCTCTTTCTTTCTTTGCAACACCGCTATCCTTGCACAGGAATTAAATGCAAGAGTTACCGTAATGGCACCAACAGTACCTAACATCAATAAGAGGAATATAGAGGTTCTACAGAATACCATCAGAGAATTTTTAAATAATAATAAGTGGACCAATGAAACTTATACCCCTCAGGAACGTATAGAAACTAATTTCGTGATTACAGTAACCGCCTGGGATGGTAGCTCAGGCTATAAAGCAGAAGCACAGATCCAATCCAGCAGACCAGTATACGGTACTGCTTATAACAGCACCATTCTAAATATTAGCGACAAAGATTTCGATTTCAACTATAATGAAGGGCAGTCTTTAGATTTCTCGGATCAGAATTTCATATCTAATCTGAGTTCCCTGCTCGGTTTTTATGCAAACACCATTATTGGATTAGACAAAGATAGCTTTAGTAACCTTGGTGGAACACCATTTTACAATAAAGCTCAGAATATTCTAAACCTGGCACAACAATCCGGCAATAAAGGCTGGAAGGCTGCTGATGGTTTAAGAAACAGATACTGGCTTAATGAAAACCTGCTCAATAAAAGCTTTGAGGATTTAAGGGTCTTTATTTACAATTATCATTACAATGGAATGGATCGTCTTCAGGACGATATGGAAAAAGGGTCCAAAAAGATCATTTCTCTTCTTTCCGGATTAACAAGAATGGACAGGCAAAAGTTAGGCTCTATTTTCCCCAATGTATATTTTGCGACCAAAGCGGATGAAATTGTTAACCTCCTGTCTATAGGAAATCCTCAGGAAAGACTAAAAGCTTACAACCTTCTGTCAGATATTGATCCTGCAAACCTCAATAAATACGAGGCCTTAAAACCAGCCAGACAAGGTCTTTAG
- a CDS encoding DNA-directed RNA polymerase subunit omega has product MNTNKPAVPNTTVTRNVNDLDQKTENIYESLVIISKRANQISNNIKEELHGKLAEFASSNDNLEEIFENREQIEISKHYERMPKPSLIAIDEFLNDKIYHRNPAKEQQ; this is encoded by the coding sequence ATGAACACGAACAAACCTGCTGTACCGAATACTACGGTTACTAGAAATGTTAATGATTTAGATCAAAAAACTGAGAATATCTATGAGTCTTTAGTAATTATTTCTAAAAGGGCTAATCAGATTTCTAACAACATTAAAGAAGAATTACACGGTAAATTAGCGGAGTTTGCTTCTTCAAATGATAACCTGGAAGAGATCTTTGAAAACAGAGAACAAATTGAAATCAGTAAGCACTATGAGCGCATGCCTAAGCCTTCGCTAATTGCTATTGATGAGTTCCTGAATGATAAAATTTATCACAGAAACCCTGCTAAAGAGCAACAATAA
- a CDS encoding glycoside hydrolase family 3 N-terminal domain-containing protein, with protein MMKKTLMLCAALFSLQSASYAQHKNIYNKNWIDFNKNGKKEVFEDPSQEIEKRVADLISQMTMEEKTCQMATLYGYGRVLKEEMPTAEWKTKVWKDGIANIDEALNSLAYNKKAQTAYSYPFSKHAEAINTLQRWFIEETRMGIPVDFTNEGIHGLCHDRATPLPAPVNIGSTWNKSMVRQAGNIVGREAKALGYTNVYAPILDPARDQRWGRVVECYGENPFHIAELGKQMVLGIQENGVAATLKHFAVYSVPKGGRDGDARTDPHVAWRELHQIHLYPFRRVVQEAAPMGVMSSYNDYDGVPVTGSRYFLTELLREKYGFKGYIVSDSEAVEYLYSKHHVADDYKGAIRQVVEAGLDVRTNFTMPEQYIMPLRELIKEGKIAMKTIDERVAHVLRVKFRLGLFDHPYVQNTKASDQVVHTAKNEAFSAQLSRESLVLLKNEQNLLPLDAKKLKNVLITGPLAAEVNYTTSRYGPSNNPVTSVVDGIRKYLGAAAQVNYVKGCDMIDPNWPESEIIPSPLSDAEQRGIDEAVAQAKQADVIIAVVGEDEKRVGESLTRTGLNLPGRQLQLLMALHATGKPVVMVMVNGQPLTINWENRYIPAILEAWFPGPQSGTIIAETLFGDYNPGGKLPITFPKSVGQLEYNFPFKPASQAGQPSSGNNGYGKTSVNGALYPFGYGLSYTSFEYSNLQVKQTTQQAGSDIEVSVEVKNTGGRKGDDVVQLYLKDLVSSVTTYDSDLRGFERLSLLPGEQKTVKFMLKPDDLSILDKDMNWRVEPGKFRVMIGQSSEDIKLKQEFEIMP; from the coding sequence ATGATGAAAAAGACATTGATGTTATGTGCTGCACTTTTCTCTTTACAAAGTGCTTCTTACGCACAGCATAAAAATATCTACAATAAAAACTGGATAGATTTTAATAAAAATGGAAAGAAAGAGGTCTTTGAAGATCCCTCGCAGGAAATAGAGAAAAGGGTAGCCGATTTAATTTCTCAAATGACGATGGAGGAGAAGACCTGCCAGATGGCTACGTTGTATGGTTATGGAAGGGTGCTGAAAGAGGAGATGCCTACTGCGGAATGGAAAACTAAAGTCTGGAAGGATGGAATTGCCAATATTGATGAGGCATTGAATAGTCTGGCTTATAATAAAAAAGCACAAACTGCTTATTCTTATCCATTCAGTAAGCACGCTGAAGCCATTAATACACTTCAGAGGTGGTTTATTGAAGAAACAAGAATGGGAATCCCGGTCGATTTTACCAATGAAGGTATTCATGGACTTTGTCATGACCGCGCAACGCCTTTACCGGCGCCGGTTAACATTGGAAGCACCTGGAATAAGTCTATGGTAAGACAGGCAGGAAATATTGTCGGACGTGAGGCTAAAGCATTGGGATATACCAATGTATATGCACCTATTTTAGATCCTGCCAGAGATCAGCGCTGGGGAAGGGTAGTTGAATGTTATGGAGAGAATCCTTTTCACATAGCCGAGCTTGGAAAACAAATGGTATTGGGAATTCAGGAGAATGGAGTTGCCGCTACTTTGAAACATTTTGCTGTATATAGTGTGCCTAAAGGAGGAAGAGATGGGGATGCCCGCACCGACCCGCATGTGGCATGGAGAGAGTTGCATCAGATACATCTGTATCCTTTCAGAAGGGTTGTGCAGGAAGCTGCACCGATGGGGGTGATGAGTAGCTATAATGACTATGATGGAGTTCCGGTGACGGGAAGCCGTTATTTTCTGACAGAATTGCTCAGAGAAAAATATGGTTTTAAAGGATATATCGTTTCAGATAGTGAAGCGGTAGAATACCTCTATTCAAAACATCATGTTGCGGATGATTATAAAGGGGCAATCAGGCAGGTTGTTGAAGCCGGACTGGACGTACGTACCAATTTTACCATGCCAGAACAGTATATCATGCCTTTAAGAGAACTGATAAAGGAGGGAAAGATTGCGATGAAAACGATTGATGAAAGAGTTGCTCATGTTTTACGGGTAAAGTTCAGACTGGGGCTTTTCGATCACCCTTACGTCCAAAATACAAAAGCATCAGATCAGGTGGTTCATACTGCCAAAAATGAAGCATTTTCAGCGCAGCTGAGTCGTGAGTCTCTGGTACTCCTGAAGAATGAGCAAAACCTCCTGCCTTTGGATGCGAAGAAACTGAAAAATGTCCTGATTACCGGACCGCTGGCCGCAGAAGTAAATTACACCACAAGCAGGTATGGCCCATCTAACAATCCGGTCACTTCTGTTGTTGATGGCATCAGGAAATATCTGGGCGCTGCTGCTCAGGTCAATTATGTGAAAGGATGTGATATGATAGATCCCAACTGGCCCGAAAGTGAAATTATTCCCAGCCCTCTTTCTGATGCAGAACAAAGAGGAATTGATGAAGCTGTCGCACAGGCGAAACAAGCTGATGTGATCATTGCTGTGGTGGGGGAAGATGAGAAAAGGGTGGGAGAAAGCCTTACCCGTACTGGATTAAATCTGCCCGGCCGACAATTACAATTACTAATGGCACTTCATGCTACGGGAAAACCGGTAGTAATGGTGATGGTCAACGGTCAGCCTCTAACCATCAATTGGGAAAACCGCTATATCCCCGCAATCCTGGAAGCCTGGTTTCCGGGCCCGCAGAGTGGGACGATCATTGCCGAAACTTTATTTGGAGATTATAACCCTGGAGGCAAACTTCCCATTACTTTCCCGAAGTCTGTAGGTCAGCTGGAGTATAATTTCCCTTTTAAGCCTGCTTCACAGGCGGGGCAGCCCAGCAGCGGAAATAATGGATATGGAAAAACAAGTGTGAACGGTGCATTATATCCCTTTGGTTATGGTTTGAGTTATACCAGTTTTGAATATAGCAACCTACAGGTAAAACAAACTACGCAGCAGGCAGGTTCTGATATTGAAGTGAGTGTGGAGGTGAAGAATACCGGAGGACGTAAAGGAGATGATGTGGTACAGCTATATCTTAAAGACCTGGTGAGTAGTGTAACCACTTATGACTCGGATCTTCGGGGATTCGAAAGATTAAGCCTTTTGCCAGGAGAACAGAAAACCGTGAAATTTATGCTCAAGCCGGACGACCTTTCTATTTTGGATAAAGATATGAACTGGAGGGTGGAACCTGGGAAATTTAGAGTAATGATTGGTCAGTCTTCCGAAGATATTAAGTTGAAACAGGAATTTGAAATTATGCCTTAA
- a CDS encoding BlaI/MecI/CopY family transcriptional regulator, producing MTAATPLKPTESELEILQILWEKGNCTVREVHEILEKNKDAGYTTTLKLMQIMSEKGLVIRDTSSKTHIYKALVNQQKTEQHLVNKMIDNVFNGSAARLVMQALGNHSASQDEIDSIKKYLDDLSKK from the coding sequence ATGACAGCAGCGACACCCCTTAAGCCAACAGAAAGTGAATTGGAGATCTTACAGATTTTATGGGAAAAAGGAAATTGTACCGTAAGGGAAGTACACGAGATTCTGGAAAAAAATAAAGATGCAGGCTACACGACTACCCTGAAACTGATGCAAATCATGTCGGAAAAAGGGTTGGTTATCCGCGACACTTCTTCCAAAACTCACATTTACAAAGCACTCGTTAATCAACAAAAAACAGAACAGCATCTGGTTAATAAAATGATTGATAATGTTTTTAATGGTTCTGCAGCGCGACTGGTAATGCAAGCCCTGGGAAACCATAGCGCCAGTCAGGATGAAATTGATTCAATTAAAAAATACCTGGACGACCTTAGCAAAAAATAA